In the Armatimonadota bacterium genome, one interval contains:
- a CDS encoding ABC transporter permease — MVIGVVSIVTITAVLQGVKREVRSQLEGLGANVVIVVPGQLNSSGQPNPMAMMGISTLTAADAAALKRVPGVVTASPVIFVAGSASRTRGSAHAAFVVATSSGGMRMNPSPIVAGRYFTAGETDAKVCVLADRPRRDLFGAAPAVGRRVWVRGQAFRVVGVLKRPDDEGLLGSHLLGLGDLVYLPLGITHHLFPGGEVNRIVLKTDYLHPADGMIDAMDAALRASHHGVNDFGVITQKRGLALVIRLLNMVQALLVLVSGISLLVAGIGIMNVMLLSINERTNEIGIRKTVGARRADLFWQFLTEAMAICVVGSIIGLAISSLACALIARFAPLAPVLNGQLIGLTLVVCCGLGLAFGVLPASRAARMDPIEAVRHE, encoded by the coding sequence GTGGTAATCGGTGTTGTCTCCATCGTAACCATCACTGCGGTTCTACAGGGTGTAAAGCGCGAAGTGCGGTCGCAGTTAGAGGGCCTCGGCGCAAATGTGGTTATTGTTGTTCCCGGCCAACTGAATTCCAGCGGCCAGCCCAATCCCATGGCGATGATGGGCATATCGACCCTGACGGCGGCAGATGCCGCCGCACTTAAGAGAGTGCCCGGTGTGGTTACCGCGTCGCCCGTCATATTTGTGGCCGGCTCTGCCTCGCGGACGCGCGGAAGTGCGCACGCCGCCTTCGTTGTTGCAACAAGCTCCGGCGGAATGCGGATGAACCCATCGCCAATTGTGGCCGGTCGGTACTTTACAGCTGGTGAGACCGATGCCAAAGTCTGCGTGCTGGCAGATCGTCCGCGCCGCGATCTGTTTGGGGCTGCTCCGGCCGTTGGTCGTCGCGTTTGGGTGCGTGGCCAGGCGTTCCGCGTCGTCGGGGTGCTCAAACGGCCCGACGATGAGGGTTTGCTTGGCAGTCATCTGCTGGGACTTGGTGATCTTGTATACCTGCCGCTCGGGATTACGCACCATCTCTTCCCTGGCGGCGAGGTGAACCGAATCGTGTTGAAGACCGACTACCTTCATCCGGCAGACGGCATGATTGATGCGATGGATGCGGCTCTGCGCGCTTCCCATCACGGTGTGAACGACTTTGGCGTGATTACACAAAAGCGCGGTCTGGCGTTGGTCATCCGGCTGCTCAATATGGTTCAAGCGCTACTGGTACTGGTTTCCGGGATTTCACTGCTGGTTGCCGGCATCGGGATCATGAACGTGATGCTGCTCTCGATAAACGAGCGCACAAACGAGATTGGCATACGCAAGACGGTCGGCGCTCGGCGCGCCGATCTCTTCTGGCAGTTTTTGACCGAAGCAATGGCGATATGTGTGGTCGGCAGCATCATCGGCCTCGCCATCTCATCGCTGGCGTGCGCGCTCATTGCCCGGTTTGCACCGCTCGCACCGGTGTTGAACGGGCAGTTGATCGGGCTGACACTGGTGGTATGCTGCGGACTCGGCCTTGCGTTCGGCGTGCTGCCGGCATCACGCGCCGCGCGGATGGATCCCATTGAAGCCGTGCGACACGAGTAG
- a CDS encoding vitamin K epoxide reductase family protein encodes MTRKIVNGIALVLSAFGAVLALLLTIEHYSSQVSLPCGLHRGCTDLLKSRFGQLGPLPTAALGVLMYGAILALTIAAMRSRASASGDGAGPDAAIARAERFEMIRAVLAACGFVVSWLLQYAALFVLLGFCPYCFTSAITITIIALVTVWHHFLVGRRITGEQKLLGGVCFFLLAMFGVLFWPVIAAQWHVVHDNTPRPVEILSQTLLPPGTHFLGEPTAKFTLVEFGDYECENCKLAVNTTNSILMQRPTQVRIAFRNLPLPMHPFAKLAARAAEAAGLQHKFWQMHDEIYAHQQDMGNGTYSEANLIGYAKSLNLNIPEFQRDINSQAVRERIQVDMQAAQQMGLDATPSFVLLGPHSTRPWTFAGTLQLAQAMDNPNLPMWKQ; translated from the coding sequence ATGACGCGCAAAATTGTGAACGGCATAGCGCTGGTGCTGTCGGCATTTGGAGCCGTTTTGGCCCTTCTGCTTACCATTGAGCACTATTCATCGCAGGTGTCGCTGCCTTGCGGCCTGCATCGCGGTTGCACCGATCTCTTGAAGAGCCGGTTCGGGCAGCTGGGTCCGCTGCCGACCGCGGCTCTGGGAGTTCTGATGTACGGCGCGATTTTGGCGCTCACGATAGCGGCCATGCGGAGTCGTGCGTCAGCCTCCGGAGACGGCGCCGGGCCAGATGCGGCTATTGCGCGCGCCGAGCGGTTTGAGATGATCCGTGCAGTGCTGGCGGCATGCGGCTTCGTGGTTTCGTGGCTGCTCCAGTATGCCGCGCTGTTCGTGCTCCTGGGCTTTTGTCCGTACTGCTTCACCAGTGCAATTACGATCACAATAATTGCTCTGGTTACTGTGTGGCACCACTTCCTGGTGGGGCGCAGGATCACAGGTGAACAGAAGCTCCTTGGCGGAGTTTGCTTCTTTCTGCTTGCCATGTTCGGCGTGCTGTTCTGGCCCGTCATTGCAGCGCAGTGGCACGTGGTTCACGACAATACACCGCGGCCCGTGGAGATCCTGTCGCAAACGTTGCTGCCCCCCGGCACTCACTTTCTTGGTGAGCCTACTGCCAAGTTCACCCTGGTGGAGTTTGGTGACTACGAGTGTGAGAACTGCAAGTTGGCCGTCAACACAACGAACAGCATCCTGATGCAGCGCCCCACACAGGTTCGCATTGCATTCCGGAACCTCCCGCTTCCGATGCACCCGTTTGCCAAGCTGGCTGCGCGCGCTGCGGAAGCGGCCGGACTTCAGCACAAGTTCTGGCAGATGCATGATGAGATTTACGCCCACCAGCAGGATATGGGTAACGGCACGTACAGCGAGGCGAATCTGATTGGCTATGCCAAGAGCCTGAATCTCAACATCCCTGAATTCCAGCGCGATATCAACTCGCAAGCCGTGCGGGAGCGCATTCAGGTGGATATGCAGGCCGCGCAACAGATGGGTCTGGACGCGACGCCGTCGTTCGTACTGCTCGGCCCGCATTCAACACGGCCCTGGACCTTTGCCGGCACTCTCCAGTTGGCACAGGCAATGGATAACCCAAACCTCCCAATGTGGAAACAGTAG
- a CDS encoding carboxypeptidase regulatory-like domain-containing protein: protein MVKSRLALVLALMIPAVAILCLPSKPALADGLAWATGQVLNADRQPIPDATVVLYDDKDHVVDYSRTDQDGEYALAVPVGLLHLPSHHGKGFISSVFTGVTRFVGTTAGFVANPIRAGVRAVTGAEAALNPDIISKGEIEAGGAVADRLLFGAEPRARKKAIVQERQMPGSLFLKVVAPDASDMVAVDQLYWIQHEIPTRGEKHPPEFSVWLDPVRMEPDSAVKPSQPRHKWLCFKDPRAEPGVVERGEVARLQVSLPAPPQPATPVIVVAKDARTGKIYQLVQTEGNTYEADIHFDRRAPLDDHLFAVVAYAQQPSKPGRRKNVEGAIDHAKLFDPKVPYLYDPLLVASRDRAIIDVTVVDPRSYRRP from the coding sequence GTGGTAAAGTCGCGGCTCGCGCTCGTTTTGGCCCTGATGATACCGGCAGTGGCGATACTCTGCTTACCGTCGAAACCTGCGCTGGCGGATGGATTGGCATGGGCGACCGGCCAGGTATTGAATGCCGACCGGCAGCCAATCCCGGACGCGACCGTGGTCCTCTACGATGATAAGGACCACGTGGTCGATTATTCGCGGACCGACCAGGATGGCGAATACGCTCTGGCGGTGCCGGTTGGACTTCTGCATCTCCCTTCGCACCACGGAAAAGGGTTCATCTCGAGCGTTTTCACCGGCGTCACCCGATTTGTTGGTACCACGGCCGGATTCGTGGCGAACCCCATTCGGGCCGGCGTCCGCGCCGTCACAGGAGCCGAGGCAGCCTTGAACCCCGACATAATCTCCAAGGGTGAGATTGAGGCAGGGGGCGCTGTTGCCGATCGCCTGCTTTTTGGCGCTGAGCCGCGCGCGCGCAAAAAGGCAATCGTTCAGGAACGCCAGATGCCCGGCTCACTTTTTCTCAAAGTTGTTGCACCAGACGCCAGCGACATGGTTGCCGTCGACCAACTCTACTGGATCCAGCACGAGATCCCCACACGGGGCGAGAAACATCCGCCGGAGTTTTCGGTCTGGCTCGATCCGGTTCGTATGGAGCCAGACAGCGCCGTCAAGCCGTCGCAGCCCCGTCACAAGTGGCTCTGCTTCAAGGATCCGCGCGCTGAGCCCGGTGTGGTGGAGCGTGGCGAAGTGGCGCGACTACAGGTAAGCTTGCCGGCCCCACCGCAGCCGGCGACGCCGGTAATCGTGGTCGCGAAAGACGCCCGCACCGGCAAGATCTATCAGTTGGTGCAAACTGAAGGCAACACCTACGAAGCGGATATACACTTTGATCGGCGCGCGCCGTTGGACGACCACCTATTTGCTGTAGTTGCGTACGCACAGCAGCCTTCCAAACCAGGAAGACGCAAGAATGTTGAAGGGGCAATTGACCATGCAAAGCTCTTCGATCCTAAAGTTCCTTATCTCTACGACCCGCTGCTCGTAGCGAGCCGTGACCGGGCAATCATAGACGTTACGGTGGTAGATCCACGCAGCTATCGGCGGCCCTGA